The following coding sequences are from one Manis pentadactyla isolate mManPen7 chromosome 13, mManPen7.hap1, whole genome shotgun sequence window:
- the LOC130680485 gene encoding piggyBac transposable element-derived protein 2-like → MTAPCPNFIMASTSSGPTSGKGAGLKPKSTRLLEVLNALEEGGSPHREEIFIAPPDSAAGDFTDEDSGDDDDRRGARLPGSVLHAAVVPEDSGSGEEGHLWPWTAARQQRAPVAPQRHWAKRDIRPDFSSWTASDPHMEDLKSQELSPVGLFELFFDEGTINFIVNETNRYAWQKSVNLGLTAQELKCVLGILILSGYISYTRRRMFWETSPDSHHHLVADAIRRDRFELIFSYLHFADNSELDESDRFAKVRPLIVQMNRSFQKHAPLEEFYSFGASTCEYFGHRGSKRLAAGKAVRLGYEVWCGTTSWGYLVWFEPTQGTRFTRPDRDLDLAGSMVVRFVDALQERGHLPYHIFFDKVFTSVKLMSILKKKGVKATGTVREYRTERCPLKDPKELKKMKRGSFDYRVDESEEIIVCRWHDSSVVDICSNAVGIEPLVPGSHQAGTAKTRARVQRPSLVRLFQEKAGGVSRMDQNIAKYKVKIRGIKRYSSFIGYVIDAALSNAWQLHGICCADARVDLLAFRRYMACVYLESNADTSSLGRHGRRLETESRFDMIGHWIVHQDKRTRCALCHSQTNTRCEKCQKGVHAKCFREYHTR, encoded by the exons ATGACAGCCCCATGTCCCAATTTCATCATGGCTTCAACTTCAAG TGGCCCTACCTCCGGGAAAGGTGCCGGCTTAAAGCCGAAGTCCACCAGGCTGCTCGAGGTTCTCAATGCACTGGAGGAAGGGGGGTCTCCCCACAGGGAAGAGATCTTCATTGCACCACCTGACAGTGCCGCAGGGGATTTCACCGATGAGGACTCGGGAGACGATGACGACCGGCGAGGCGCCCGCCTGCCTGGCAGTGTGCTGCATGCTGCCGTAGTGCCGGAGGACTCTGGCTCTGGCGAGGAGGGGCACCTGTGGCCATGGACAGCTGCCAGGCAACAGCGGGCCCCCGTGGCACCTCAGCGCCATTGGGCCAAAAGAGATATCCGGCCAGACTTCAGCAGCTGGACAGCCTCGGATCCTCACATGGAGGATCTCAAAAGCCAGGAACTGAGTCCTGTGGGCCTTTTTGAGTTGTTCTTTGATGAGGGAACGATTAACTTCATTGTTAATGAAACCAATCGTTACGCTTGGCAGAAGAGTGTCAACTTGGGTCTCACGGCCCAGGAACTAAAGTGTGTTTTGGGCATTTTGATTTTAAGTGGGTATATATCCTATACAAGGAGAAGGATGTTTTGGGAAACGTCTCCTGATTCACATCATCATCTTGTGGCAGATGCAATTAGAAGGGACAGGTTTGAACTCATCTTTTCATATCTGCACTTTGCAGATAACAGTGAGCTGGATGAAAGCGATAGGTTTGCCAAGGTCCGGCCTCTCATCGTCCAGATGAATCGCAGCTTCCAGAAGCACGCGCCTCTGGAGGAGTTCTACAGCTTCGGGGCGTCCACGTGCGAGTATTTTGGGCACCGGGGGTCCAAGCGGCTGGCCGCAGGGAAGGCTGTGCGCCTGGGCTACGAGGTCTGGTGTGGGACCACCAGCTGGGGCTACTTGGTGTGGTTCGAGCCCACACAGGGCACGCGGTTCACCAGGCCAGACAGGGACCTGGACCTTGCAGGCAGCATGGTGGTGCGGTTTGTGGATGCGCTTCAGGAGCGTGGCCATCTGCCGTACCACATATTTTTTGACAAGGTTTTTACAAGTGTCAAACTGATGTCCATTTTGAAGAAAAAGGGGGTAAAGGCCACAGGAACTGTTCGCGAGTACAGGACTGAGCGCTGTCCCCTCAAAGATCCCAAAGAACTCAAGAAAATGAAGAGGGGTTCCTTTGATTACAGAGTGGACGAGAGCGAGGAGATCATCGTGTGCCGCTGGCATGACAGCAGCGTGGTCGACATCTGCTCCAATGCCGTGGGCATTGAGCCGCTGGTGCCAGGCAGCCACCAGGCGGGGACAGCCAAAACGCGTGCCCGCGTCCAGCGGCCATCGCTGGTGAGGCTGTTCCAGGAGAAGGCGGGCGGCGTCAGCCGCATGGACCAGAATATTGCCAAGTACAAGGTGAAGATCCGCGGCATTAAACGGTACTCGAGCTTCATCGGCTATGTCATCGATGCCGCCCTCAGTAACGCGTGGCAGCTGCACGGGATCTGCTGTGCTGACGCCCGGGTGGACCTGCTGGCCTTCCGCAGGTACATGGCCTGTGTGTACCTGGAGAGCAATGCGGACACCTCGTCACTGGGGAGGCATGGCCGGCGGCTAGAGACTGAGAGCCGCTTCGACATGATTGGGCACTGGATCGTCCACCAGGACAAGCGGACCCGCTGCGCCCTCTGCCACTCGCAGACCAACACCCGCTGCGAGAAGTGCCAGAAGGGAGTGCATGCCAAGTGCTTCCGGGAGTACCACACCCGCTGA